A window of Bacillus sp. 2205SS5-2 genomic DNA:
TAGACGCATTCAAACCATGGTTCTATCAAAGAGAAGTATGAGAGAAGGATCACGTGTTTTAATAGTAGATGATTTTATGAAAGCAGGAGGAACGATTCAAGGAATGATGAATCTTCTAGAGGAATTTTCTGCCACTGTTGCTGGGATAGCGGTGTTAATGGAATCGGAAAATGCTAGCGAGCGTTTAGTAGATGATTATATATCACTAGTTCAACTTTCTGATGTAGACGAACGGGCAAAAAAAATCACGGTAAACGAAGGAAACTACTTTCACTCTAATTTAGTATTTTTATGAGGAGGTTGCTTTGATGAAAATTGTATCGACGAATGAAGCACCAGCAGCGATTGGACCTTATTCACAGGGGATGATTGTAAATAATCTATTTTATAGTTCAGGTCAAATTCCACTGACAGCTGAAGGAAAATTAATACAAGGGGATATTATCGTTCAAAGTCACCAAGTATTTAAAAACCTGACAGCAGTGTTAACTGAGGCTGGGGCATCTTTGCAAACGGTTGTAAAAACGACGGTTTACCTAAAGAACATGGAAGATTTTTCTGCCTTCAATGAAGTGTACGGTCAATATTTTGATTTGCATCAACCTGCTCGGTCTTGTGTGGAAGTGGCAAGACTTCCTAAAGATGTAGATGTTGAAATAGAAGTCATCGCTCTTGTAAAGTAAAAAGATATACAGACTTCAAAAGCTACCTTTCATTTTAGAGAAGGTAGCTTTTTGTGTAAGGTTCTTTGTATGAAATTGGTATATTTAGGCATCGTCAAATTAGTAAGTTTTCCCCAAACATACCGGGTTTATACCATTATTGGGATTGAAATTACTTTTTTTCATGATAGGCGGTGACGGCGTGACGTGAGCACTGCCATCGAGTTTTTCGTATGAATTTCGTCTATTTTTGATGGAAATAACAATGAAATGGGTGATTTAATCAAAAATCAGATGATTTAGCCACAATGTATACGAAAAGAGTCTTGCTAAAACAGCCTTGTGTAAAAAATAAGGCTTTTCTGCAAGGCCATTGAAAAAGCAATTTTTATTTTATTGGCTTCTTTTTCTCTAAAATGTCACTTTTTCAGTACCCTACTTTTCTGGGGAGGATTTTTCGTATATATATAGACCGTCAAACGGCTGTTGAGACAGCTTCAAGAAGAAACCTCTGCCTGAAAAGGAGGCTTCTATTAACTACTTGAGCATAATAGCAACAAGGAAGTTGAAAAGAGCCCTTACAAAAGAAAGAAGAGTATCGACCTTAAAACGTAATTAAATAATAGCCAATTCCGCTTTTCTAGTAAACTTTTTAAATATTTTTTCAATTAAAGGAGGATTCTGCCTTTTTTTATGGAATATATTAAGAGACTTTTCATCTAGGGAAAAAGGTGGTGAACAGAGTGGAAGTAACTGACGTAAGACTACGCCGTGTAAATACAGATGGTCGTATGCGTGCTATCGCTTCAATTACACTAGATAATGAATTTGTTATTCATGATATCCGTGTGATTGATGGGAATAATGGTCTATTTGTGGCCATGCCAAGTAAGCGTACTCCAGACGGAGAATTCCGTGATATTGCTCATCCGATTAATTCATCTACACGTGGTAAAATCCAGGATGCTGTTCTTGAGGAGTATCATCGTTTAGGAGAGCTAGAAGAAATGGAATTGGAAGAAGCTGGCGCATCCTAAAAGAATAGTAAACAACTAGAGCCTGCTTCTAAAGTAAGGCTCTTTTTTTTGATTCACTCCTGTATACCCCTATTTTATGAAAATAATCCTCTCCAATAAAAAACACTTGACAAATTATTGTATATTCACAAGTTCTCTTGAAATAGATGTGTTTTTAGGATATAGTCGTTATGGATAAAAAGGTGAAAATGGAGGCCGATATTGATGAATAGACGTTATGCAGTAATTTTGGCCGCTGGTCAAGGAACACGTATGAAATCTAAATTATATAAAGTGTTGCACCCTGTCTGTGGAAAGCCAATGGTGGAACATGTTGTTAACCAGACATCCGCCTTACATATTGACCAAACAGTTACGATTGTCGGTCATGGAGCAGAACAGGTGCAATCCTATCTTAAAGGCCGAAGCTCATTTGCTCTACAAGAAAAACAGTTAGGAACCGCGCATGCTGTTATGCAAGCAGAAGAGGCACTTGCTGATAAAGACGGGGTTACCCTTGTAATTTGTGGTGATACGCCATTAATCAAAGCAGAAACGATGGAGGCGCTTATTCATCACCATGAAGAAGTAAATGCGAAAGCGACTATTTTAACAGGATATGCGGAAAATCCGACAGGTTATGGTCGTATTATCCGTAATCAAGACGGTCTCGTTAAAAGAATAGTGGAACAAAAAGATGCATCAGAAGAAGAACAGCGAGAAAAGGAAATCAACACAGGTACTTATTGCTTTGATAATAAAATGTTGTTTCAAGCACTAAAAAAGGTTTCTAACGACAACTCACAGGGGGAATTTTACCTACCAGATGTCATTGAAATTCTTCAGTCAGAAGGAAACATTGTTAGTGCGTACCAAACAAATGATTTTGAAGAAACATTAGGTGTAAACGATCGAATTGCTTTGTCTCAAGCGGAAACGATTATGAAAAGAAGAATTAATAGGGACCATATGAGAAACGGTGTCACTATAATTGATCCTGAAAACACTTATATCGGTTCAGATGTTACGATAGGTCAAGATAGTGTGGTGTATCCTAATACCTCCATTTTGGGAAATAGTGTGGTTGGAGAAGAGTGTATTATAGGACCTGGAACTGAAATTAGCGATTCTAAAATCGGTAATCAGACAGAAATCCGCCAGTCAGTTGTTCATCGAAGTTCGGTGGGGAATCAGGTTGCTGTTGGACCGTTTGCTCATATTCGTCCAGAGTCCAACATTCACGATGCAGTAAAAATTGGAAACTTTGTTGAACTAAAGAAAACAACTATTGGTCCAAGAAGCAAGGCATCTCATTTAAGTTATTTCGGAGATGCAGAGGTAGGTGCTGATGTAAACCTCGGGTGTGGCTCTATTACTGTGAACTATGATGGAAAGAATAAATATTTAACAAGAATTGAAGATGGTGTTTTTGTAGGTTGTAACTCTAATCTTGTGGCTCCTGTTACTATTGGAGAAGGTGCTTATATAGCAGCAGGATCGACCATTACTGAGGACGTTCCGAGTGAGGCTTTATCAATTGCCAGAGCACGTCAAGTTAATAAAGATAATTATGTACAAAACTTGAATATAAAGAAATAATTGGAGGTCCGAGATGACTAATCAGTACAAAAACTCTAAATTAAAGATCTTTTCTCTTAATTCAAATGTTGCTTTAGCGCAACAGATTGCAGATGAAGTGGGTGTCAACTTAGGGAAGTCCTCAGTAAAACGCTTCAGCGACGGAGAAATTCAAATCAATATCGAAGAGAGTATTCGCGGCTGTGATGTGTTTGTTATTCAATCTACAAGCGCACCAGTAAATGAAAATATTATGGAATTATTAATCATGGTAGATGCCTTAAAGAGGGCCTCTGCAAAAACGATTAATATTGTAATGCCTTACTATGGATATGCTCGTCAAGATCGAAAAGCACGAGCTCGTGAACCGATTACAGCCAAGCTGGTAGCTAACCTTTTAGAAACAGCCGGTGCAGATCGCGTGATTACTTTGGATCTCCACGCGCCACAAATTCAAGGTTTCTTTGATATTCTGATTGATCACTTAATGGGTGTTCCAATTTTAGCTGATTATTTTGAAGAAAATGGTTTCAAAGATGAAGATATCGTCATTGTTTCCCCGGATCATGGTGGTGTGACAAGAGCTCGTAAGTTAGCAGAAAGACTAAAAGCACCGATAGCTATTATTGATAAACGTCGTCCAAAGCCCAATGTAGCGGAAATTATGAATATCGTTGGACATATCGAGGGTAAAAAAGCGATTCTTATCGATGATATTATTGATACAGCGGGTACCATTACTTTGGCGGCAAATGCTCTTATTGAAAACGGAGCTAAAGAAGTATACGCTTGTTGTACTCACCCTGTTCTTTCAGGACCGGCTATTGAGCGTATTCAAAATTCTAAGATTAAACAGTTACTCGTCACTAACTCGATTGCTTTAGACGAAGATAAAGCGATTGATAAAGTCGTCCAATTATCTGTAGCACCATTAATTGGCGAAGCAATCATTCGTGTCTTTGAAGAGAAGTCTGTTAGTACTTTATTCGATTAAGTGAGAAGGAGATCTGCCTAAGAGGTAGATCTCCTTTTTTTATGAAGTAAGCACTTTTTGTATACATTGTGGCTATTTTATCAAATTATTGATTAAATCTTCCATTTCACTGCTGAATTATATCAATAATAGACGGATCCAGCTACAGTGGCTTGAGGCTCGGGTCAAATGAATAACTCTCCAGTGATGCAGGCATCACCTGCGAGCTCTTCATTTGCCTGTCGCCTCAAAGCGAGCCACTTCCGCTTTTCGTAAATAATGCCCGAAACAAAGCTATATCATAGATGATAAATTGATTCGTAAAGCAACAAACTTTGCGAAAACAGCCTATTCATTTTAATTTTTTATCAGATAAATCCAGAAAAATGTTTAACCGACCTACTTTTAGGAAAATGTATGAGTATAGAGATTAACCAAATAAGGGATGGTGAAGGTACATATGTCAACAACATTAACAGTAAACAGAAGAGAAGATTTTAAACGTTCCACTTTAACTTCATTAAGAGCGGAAGGAAACTTCCCAGCAGTCGTTTATGGGTATAAAGTAGAAAATACACCAATTTATATTGACTCGGCAGAATTCACTAAAACGATTCGTGAAGTTGGACGAAATGGTGTTATTTCGCTGAAAGTCGGCGGAGAAATGAGAAATGTCGTTTTAACAGATTATCAAATTGATCCAATAAAAAATTATATGGTTCATGCCGATTTTCTCGTCGTCAATATGAACGAAGAGATTGAGGCCGATGTCAAGATCGAACTTGTCGGTGAAGCACCTGGTGTTAAAGATGGCGGCGTATTACAGCAACCATTGCATGAAGTTTCAATTACCGCTAAACCTGATCAGATTCCAGAATCAATAAAAATAGAAATTGATCGCCTTCAGGTTGGAGAATCCATTACGATTGGTGATTTAAAAGACCATTCAACCTACGAAATTAATCTAGAAGATGAGAGAGTTGTTGCTTCAATTCTAGCTCCACGTCAAGAAGAAGAAATTAATAGTGGAGAAGAGCAAGAAGCCGGCCATCCTCAAAATGAGGAAGGACGCGAAACAGAACCAAATGGTGGAAATCAGTAAAAAAAAGAGCGTAACCTTTTGCAGGTTGCGCTCTTTTTAGTTTATTCTAGATGTAGTGCAAGAAAATGAGGTGTAAGATATGAAACTAATTGTAGGTCTTGGAAATCCAGGGAACCAATATGCGGATACGAGACATAATATTGGATTTACTATTGTTGATGAACTGGCTCGTCGTCACAATGTAAAATTAGATCAATCAAAATTTAAAGGTCAATATGCTGTAATTCATGTGAGAGGTCAGAAGGTTATGCTATTAAAACCCTTAACCTATATGAATCTATCTGGTGAGAGTATAGGCTCAATGGTGGATTATTATGATATTAAGCTTGATGATGTGGTCCTAATGTATGACGATTTAGATCTACCAGTTGGAAAAATCCGTCTTCGTCAAAAAGGAAGTGCTGGAGGACATAATGGGATCAAATCAACGATTGCACATCTTGGTACTCAAAATTTCAATCGTATTCGAGTCGGGATTGACCGTCCACCAATGGGAATGAGTGTACCTAATTATGTACTAGGCAAATTCTCGTCGGAAGAAAAAAAAGAATTAATTCATGTGATCGATGCGTGCGCAAATGCATGTGAAGATTGGTTTGAGAAACCTTTTCTTGAGGTTATGAATGTGTATAATTAACGTTTTGAATAACTCTTTATTAATTTGTTCATACTATAGATAGTAGACTGTTTAATAAGGAGGATGTGTGATGGCCATTCACTATCACTGTCGTCATTGTGGAATGAATATAGGTTCACTCGCAAATAGCACCTTTTCCACAGAACAACTCGGACTCCATACTCTAGACGCAGAAGAGCGTCAAGAAATGGTGACATATCATCAAAATGGAGATATAGACATTAAAACAATTTGTGAAGATTGCCAGGAATCCTTAAATAGGAACCCTGACTACCACGGTCTAGACTACCTACTTCACTAACGCTTTGGAAACCCTCCAAAGCATTTTTGTATTAAGAAAAGCGGAAGTGGCTGGCCTGAGGCGACAGGCAAATGAAGAGCTCGTAAGTGATGCCTGCATCACTGGAGAGTTATTCATTTGACCCGAGCCTCAAGCCACTGCAGCTGGATCAAGAAAAGCGGAAGTGGCTGCCCAGCAGCGGCGGGCAAATGTTGGTTCACGGAGAAGGTCCTGACCTTCGCAGTGGAGCGTTATTTGTCCCAAAGCTGCTAGCCGCAGAAGCTGGATCAAGAAAAGCGGAAGTGGCTGCCCAGAGACGGCAGGCATTTGGCAAAATCCAAAGTAGATTAACCCTTTATCCATGTACAAACTAATTGTAAAATAAATAAAAAGATAAGTATGAACTCATGTGCTTATAAATGAACCTAGTTAGGGTCTTCTATAAGTGGTTGCAAGAGGGGAGGAGTACGTTTTGCAGTTATTATACCCATTATTTTCAGAACAAGAAGAATTACAATCGATCTTCGAAGGAATAGAAGAAGGTCTTTCACAACAGCTTATTGCCGGCCTTTCAGGATCATCCAGAGGGCTTCTTGTTGCGTCTTCTTTTCATAAAATGAAGCGGTCATCGATTGTCGTAACCCATAATCTGCTTCAAGCGCAGAAACTTTACGAAGATATCGTGAATTTAGTTGGAGAGGAATATACGTTCTTATATCCAGCGGATGAGTTAATTGCGGCAGAAATGAGTGTAGCAAGCCCAGAGCTTCGTGGCCAACGTATTGATACGCTCAACCAATTAATTCAAGGAAATAAAGGGATTTATATATTACCCATGGCGGGTTTACGAAAGATCCTACCACCAACGGACTTATGGGCACAATACCAGTTATCCTTTCAAGTAGGAGAAGAAATAGACCTAGAAGATTGTTTAGTACAGCTGGTACAAATGGGGTATCACCGCGCAGGGATGATTACGACTCCTGGAGAGTTTAGTGTAAGAGGTGGAATCTTAGATATATATCCACTGACTCTGTCTGAACCCATCCGCATTGAATTATTTGATACCGAGGTAGATTCAATCAGAAGATTTGGGATTGAAGATCAACGGTCGATTGAAAAGCTCCAACAAATAATGATTGGACCCGCTTCAGAACTCCTTTTTCATGAAGAACATCTGACACGAACCGTGAATCGACTCCCAATAGAGTTAGCTAAAAGTTTAAAGAAAATCAAGAACGAGGTAGTAAAGGAGCAGCTCTCCCAGAATATTGGTTTTGATTTAGAAAAATTGAGAAATGGCCAGCTTCCTGATCAAATGTTCAAGTATATGTCGATTGCTTATGAAGAACCTGCTAGTTTTCTAGATTATGTTGATGATAACAGCCTTTTGTTTTTAGATGAGTATAGTCGAATACAAGAAATCAGTGAAACGTTGGAAAAGGAAGAAACAGATTGGTATATCAGTCTTCTTGAAGCAGGAGAGATGATTCACGATTTGTCTATTTCCCATTCGCTGAAAGGGTTATTGTCCCTCTCATCTATTCCGAAAATCTATTTATCATTATTTTTACGTCATATTCCTAACGCAAACCCAGAGAACATCGTCAATATATCCTGTAAACCTATGCAAAGTTTTCACGGCCAAATGAATGTTCTTAAGGGAGAAATTGAACGTTGGAGAAAAAGTAGGACAACTGTTCTTATATTAGCACCTAACGAAGAAAGGGCGACAAAATTACAACACGTCTTAGAGGACTATGAAATTCAAACTTCTTTAAATTTACACGATGAAGCACTAACCGGTGAGCCACAGATTATGGTAGGAAATCTAAATTCGGGATTTGAATTTCCGATGATGAAGTTTGCTGTGATTACGGAAGAAGAATTATTTAATAAGAAAGCTAAGAAGACTCCTCGACGACAAAAATTAACGAATGCAGAAAGAATCAAAAATTACTCGGAGTTAAAAGTTGGAGATCATGTAGTACACGTAAACCATGGTATCGCAAAATATTTAGGGATAGAGACGCTTGAAATCAATGGTGTTCATAAAGATTATCTCCATCTAAAATATCATGGAAATGACAAACTTTACGTTCCAGTTGAACAAATAGAGTTAATTCAAAAATACGTGGCGTCAGAAAATAAAGAGCCTAAGCTGTATAAACTTGGGGGAAGTGAATGGAATCGAGTAAAGAAAAAGGTTCAATCTTCTGTTCAAGACATAGCGGATGATTTAATTAAGTTATATGCCGAGCGAGAAGCTGCTCAAGGTTACGCCTTTTCACCTGATGGAGAAATGCAAAGGGACTTTGAGGCACAATTTTCGTATCAAGAGACAGAAGACCAGTTACGATCAATTCATGAAATTAAGTTGGATATGGAAAAAATCCGCCCTATGGATCGATTATTATGCGGTGACGTTGGTTATGGAAAAACAGAGGTTGCAATACGTGCCGCCTTCAAAGCCGTATCCGACGGAAAACAAGTAGCGATTTTAGTCCCAACAACCATATTGGCTCAGCAACATTATGAAACGATAAAAGAACGACTGCAGGACTTCCCTATGACCGTTGGATTACTCAGTCGCTTTCGAACGAAGAAACAGCAAACGGAAACGATGAAAGAGATTTCAAAGGGAACAGTTGATATTGTTATTGGAACACATCGGTTGTTATCAAAGGACATCCATTATCGTGATCTTGGTTTGCTTGTTATTGATGAAGAGCAACGTTTTGGTGTGACCCATAAGGAAAAAATCAAACAACTCAAAACGAATATTGATGTCCTAACGCTTACTGCTACTCCAATTCCAAGGACTTTGCATATGTCGATGTTAGGTGTTCGCGATTTATCAGTCATTGAAACACCACCCGAGAACCGTTATCCTGTTCAAACATATGTAATGGAATACAATGGCGGATTAATTCGAGAAGCAATTGAGCGGGAATTAGCTCGGAATGGGCAAGTCTATTTTTTATATAATCGCGTGGAAGATATTGAGCGCAAGGCGGATGAAATTGCAGCCCTTATTCCAGAAGCACGTGTAACATATGCGCATGGGAGAATGTCTGAAAATGAACTTGAGTCAGTAATTTTAAGCTTTTTAGACGGTGAATTTGATGTACTAGTGACCACGACAATTATCGAAACAGGTGTTGATATTCCAAATGTAAACACGCTGGTAGTGTATGATGCAGACCGAATGGGACTCTCGCAGTTGTATCAATTGCGAGGAAGGGTGGGACGTTCAAACCGAGTCGCCTACGCCTATTTCACCTATCGTAAAGACAAAGTATTAACAGAGGTCGCAGAAAAACGACTGCAAGCGATCAAAGAATTTACTGAGCTTGGTTCAGGTTTCAAAATTGCTATGCGCGACTTATCCATTCGCGGGGCTGGGAACTTATTAGGAGCAGAGCAACATGGATTTATTGATTCAGTTGGTTTTGACTTGTATTCTCAAATGCTAAAAGAAGCCATCGATGAGCGAAAGGGAGAGGTTGATTCCCAACCGATAGAAGAAGAGACTTTTGAAATTGATATCTCGATTGATGCCTATATTCCTGAAATATATATTCCTGATGGCCATCAAAAAATACAAATGTATAAACGGGTACGGTCATTAGGTTCGCTTGAGGAGGTCGATGAATTAAAAGAAGAATTAATCGATCGCTTCGGAGAGTATCCTGAAGAGGTGGCCTATTTACTTCAAGTTGCAGAAATGAAAATTTGGGCGAAAACAGCGAAATTACAATCCATGAAACAAGTGAAAAATGAAGTTGTTATGTATATGACCCCAGAAGGAACCAATGAAATTGATGGTTCTAAGGTATTTGCCTTAACGAATAAGCACGGAAGATGGATTGGATTAGGGCTGGAAAATAATTCATTGAAGATTACTTTCAATACGAAACAAATTCCATTTGCTACTTGGTTTAATGCGGCATACGATATTATTTTAAAGCTAGAGAGTGCGAAAAAAGAGGGATAGATATTCATTAAAATTGTTACTTTTTATCAGATGTTTAGTAGACAAGGTTGAGGGTAATAAAATAATACAGGTGCTATAAATAGCATTATTACCCTTGATTAAAAATCAATCATTCAGGATCTTTTCGTATACATTGTTGCTATATCACTTAATTATCGATGGAATATTCAAACTTGCTATTGATTTCGTTTGTAAACAGACGAAAAGGTGCCCTGAAGTCTAGTCTTTTAACAGAGTATATACCGCTAAGAAAAGCAATATTCTTTGTAGAAACAACCATCAGTTAAGAGAAAAAATAAGTGTACATGTATAGAAGTTTGGACATGTAGGATACTAAGCTCAATGTTGGGAATGTATGTTATTGAATTTAATCATTTCCAATTAATCATCTGATGAAAGTGAGGTAACAAAAAGATGAAAGCAACTGGAATTGTTCGTCGAATTGATGACTTAGGACGTGTAGTCATCCCAAAAGAAATAAGGAGAACTCTCCGCATTCGTGAAGGCGATCCACTAGAGATTTTTGTTGATCGAGATGGAGAGGTTATTTTAAAGAAATATTCTCCGATAAGTGAATTAGGTGATTTTGCAAAAGAATATGCAGAAGCTTTATATGATAGTTTAGGAAGCCCAGTAGTCATCTGTGATCGAGATGTTGTTATTACTGTAGCCGGTGGGTCTAAAAAAGAGTATATGAATAAAAATGTAAGTGAGCTAGTGGAGAAAACGATGGATGAACGAACGTCCATGCTGCAGACAACAGCAGGACAAGCAGAATTAGTAGATGGTAATGAAGAAAGTTATGCCTCCTTCACGATGTCCCCAATTATTGCGAATGGAGATCCAATTGGAACGGTCATCATTTACTCTAAAGACAACACTTTAGGTGAAGTTGAGCAAAAAGCAGTAGAAACCGCAGCTGGTTTTTTAGCGAGACAAATGGAGCATTAGATAAGGAGGCTTAGGCCACCTTATCTTTTTTTTTTATGAAGGAAAAAGAAAAAATTTCGAAAATAAGATACCTGTCTACTTCAGAACTATTGGATTCAGGTCATAAGCCGAGCCTTGTCCTGTGCTTGTCGCCGATTATGGGTGTCTTGCACTTTTCTGTGTGAGAGGCTATTTTCGAATACATTGTGGCTATTTTGTCAAATTTTTGATTAAATCGTCCATTTCACTGTGGGTTTTCAGCGGAAATAGACGAAATGATGCCCGAAACAAAGTGATAGCCCCGTTTATAGACTGATTCGAAAAGCAACAAACTTTGCGAAAACAGCCTTGTGAGAAAATGAGAGGTTATATATATCCGACATTTGACTCTAGCGCTATTCTATTTCTCTAATCAATCATTCTTATTGAAAGGCTCTGCTCATCAACAAGTATAGCCACATAAAGAAAAATATATAGTCCTATTTTTGAAAAAAAAGAAGAAATATTACTTTGAATGTTATGAAAATAAAGGCGAGGTACTCTATCGTTCATGGGATAATTCAGTACAATGAATGAAAGAATTAAGTTTTGTTTTCAGGAAGCTCTAGCAAGGATCCCCACCCTGCTCAAAGCCGAGTTTACTGATATTCTCTTATTTGCCAGCCGCCTCTAGACAGCCACTTCTGCATTTCGGTGTCTAGCTGCAGTGGCCAGGGACTCGGGCCTTTGTCAGCCCACTACGTGAAGCAAGCATCACTACGAGTTCTGCCAAATACCAGCCGCCCCTGAACAGCCACTTCCGCTTTTCATTTTATGCTATAATGTTTGGTAATTATTGTTGGGGGCTTGAGTTTTATGGTTGATGGTAAGGTGTCTTCCCGAATGTTGGTGAAGGGCGCATTTGTGTTAACAATTGCTGCCTTTATTTCTAAAATCTTAAGTGCTGTTTATCGGATTCCATTTCAGAATATCGTTGGGGATATTGGGTTTTATATTTATCAGCAAGTATATCCGTTTTATGGTATTGCCATTGCGCTTTCTACATACGGATTTCCTGTGATCATTTCGAAACTCCTAGCAGAAAGGTATGAAGAGAATGACCTAGATGGGGTAAATCTAGTTTTACGATCTGCCTTTTTATTGTTAAGTTTTATCGGAGTAAGTTTGTTTTTATGTGTTCATTTTGGAGCAGGGTGGATTGCAACTTTAATGGGCGATCGTCAGCTTGAGTTGCTCATTAAAATTATTTCGTTGTCCTTTTTATTTCTTCCGTTTTTATCAACATTGAGAGGGTATTTTCAGGGGAAGGGAGATATGATACCTACGGCTGTTTCTCAAGTAGTGGAGCAATTGGTTCGGGTTATCACTATTTTAGCCTTTTCTTTTGTGTTAATTTCAGCTGGTTATTCCTTATATTATGCTGGAGGCGGGGCTTTGTTT
This region includes:
- a CDS encoding RidA family protein, with translation MKIVSTNEAPAAIGPYSQGMIVNNLFYSSGQIPLTAEGKLIQGDIIVQSHQVFKNLTAVLTEAGASLQTVVKTTVYLKNMEDFSAFNEVYGQYFDLHQPARSCVEVARLPKDVDVEIEVIALVK
- the spoVG gene encoding septation regulator SpoVG, encoding MEVTDVRLRRVNTDGRMRAIASITLDNEFVIHDIRVIDGNNGLFVAMPSKRTPDGEFRDIAHPINSSTRGKIQDAVLEEYHRLGELEEMELEEAGAS
- the glmU gene encoding bifunctional UDP-N-acetylglucosamine diphosphorylase/glucosamine-1-phosphate N-acetyltransferase GlmU, with translation MNRRYAVILAAGQGTRMKSKLYKVLHPVCGKPMVEHVVNQTSALHIDQTVTIVGHGAEQVQSYLKGRSSFALQEKQLGTAHAVMQAEEALADKDGVTLVICGDTPLIKAETMEALIHHHEEVNAKATILTGYAENPTGYGRIIRNQDGLVKRIVEQKDASEEEQREKEINTGTYCFDNKMLFQALKKVSNDNSQGEFYLPDVIEILQSEGNIVSAYQTNDFEETLGVNDRIALSQAETIMKRRINRDHMRNGVTIIDPENTYIGSDVTIGQDSVVYPNTSILGNSVVGEECIIGPGTEISDSKIGNQTEIRQSVVHRSSVGNQVAVGPFAHIRPESNIHDAVKIGNFVELKKTTIGPRSKASHLSYFGDAEVGADVNLGCGSITVNYDGKNKYLTRIEDGVFVGCNSNLVAPVTIGEGAYIAAGSTITEDVPSEALSIARARQVNKDNYVQNLNIKK
- a CDS encoding ribose-phosphate diphosphokinase; protein product: MTNQYKNSKLKIFSLNSNVALAQQIADEVGVNLGKSSVKRFSDGEIQINIEESIRGCDVFVIQSTSAPVNENIMELLIMVDALKRASAKTINIVMPYYGYARQDRKARAREPITAKLVANLLETAGADRVITLDLHAPQIQGFFDILIDHLMGVPILADYFEENGFKDEDIVIVSPDHGGVTRARKLAERLKAPIAIIDKRRPKPNVAEIMNIVGHIEGKKAILIDDIIDTAGTITLAANALIENGAKEVYACCTHPVLSGPAIERIQNSKIKQLLVTNSIALDEDKAIDKVVQLSVAPLIGEAIIRVFEEKSVSTLFD
- a CDS encoding 50S ribosomal protein L25/general stress protein Ctc — translated: MSTTLTVNRREDFKRSTLTSLRAEGNFPAVVYGYKVENTPIYIDSAEFTKTIREVGRNGVISLKVGGEMRNVVLTDYQIDPIKNYMVHADFLVVNMNEEIEADVKIELVGEAPGVKDGGVLQQPLHEVSITAKPDQIPESIKIEIDRLQVGESITIGDLKDHSTYEINLEDERVVASILAPRQEEEINSGEEQEAGHPQNEEGRETEPNGGNQ
- the pth gene encoding aminoacyl-tRNA hydrolase, translated to MKLIVGLGNPGNQYADTRHNIGFTIVDELARRHNVKLDQSKFKGQYAVIHVRGQKVMLLKPLTYMNLSGESIGSMVDYYDIKLDDVVLMYDDLDLPVGKIRLRQKGSAGGHNGIKSTIAHLGTQNFNRIRVGIDRPPMGMSVPNYVLGKFSSEEKKELIHVIDACANACEDWFEKPFLEVMNVYN
- a CDS encoding anti-sigma-F factor Fin family protein, which gives rise to MAIHYHCRHCGMNIGSLANSTFSTEQLGLHTLDAEERQEMVTYHQNGDIDIKTICEDCQESLNRNPDYHGLDYLLH
- the mfd gene encoding transcription-repair coupling factor, with the protein product MQLLYPLFSEQEELQSIFEGIEEGLSQQLIAGLSGSSRGLLVASSFHKMKRSSIVVTHNLLQAQKLYEDIVNLVGEEYTFLYPADELIAAEMSVASPELRGQRIDTLNQLIQGNKGIYILPMAGLRKILPPTDLWAQYQLSFQVGEEIDLEDCLVQLVQMGYHRAGMITTPGEFSVRGGILDIYPLTLSEPIRIELFDTEVDSIRRFGIEDQRSIEKLQQIMIGPASELLFHEEHLTRTVNRLPIELAKSLKKIKNEVVKEQLSQNIGFDLEKLRNGQLPDQMFKYMSIAYEEPASFLDYVDDNSLLFLDEYSRIQEISETLEKEETDWYISLLEAGEMIHDLSISHSLKGLLSLSSIPKIYLSLFLRHIPNANPENIVNISCKPMQSFHGQMNVLKGEIERWRKSRTTVLILAPNEERATKLQHVLEDYEIQTSLNLHDEALTGEPQIMVGNLNSGFEFPMMKFAVITEEELFNKKAKKTPRRQKLTNAERIKNYSELKVGDHVVHVNHGIAKYLGIETLEINGVHKDYLHLKYHGNDKLYVPVEQIELIQKYVASENKEPKLYKLGGSEWNRVKKKVQSSVQDIADDLIKLYAEREAAQGYAFSPDGEMQRDFEAQFSYQETEDQLRSIHEIKLDMEKIRPMDRLLCGDVGYGKTEVAIRAAFKAVSDGKQVAILVPTTILAQQHYETIKERLQDFPMTVGLLSRFRTKKQQTETMKEISKGTVDIVIGTHRLLSKDIHYRDLGLLVIDEEQRFGVTHKEKIKQLKTNIDVLTLTATPIPRTLHMSMLGVRDLSVIETPPENRYPVQTYVMEYNGGLIREAIERELARNGQVYFLYNRVEDIERKADEIAALIPEARVTYAHGRMSENELESVILSFLDGEFDVLVTTTIIETGVDIPNVNTLVVYDADRMGLSQLYQLRGRVGRSNRVAYAYFTYRKDKVLTEVAEKRLQAIKEFTELGSGFKIAMRDLSIRGAGNLLGAEQHGFIDSVGFDLYSQMLKEAIDERKGEVDSQPIEEETFEIDISIDAYIPEIYIPDGHQKIQMYKRVRSLGSLEEVDELKEELIDRFGEYPEEVAYLLQVAEMKIWAKTAKLQSMKQVKNEVVMYMTPEGTNEIDGSKVFALTNKHGRWIGLGLENNSLKITFNTKQIPFATWFNAAYDIILKLESAKKEG
- the spoVT gene encoding stage V sporulation protein T, with the protein product MKATGIVRRIDDLGRVVIPKEIRRTLRIREGDPLEIFVDRDGEVILKKYSPISELGDFAKEYAEALYDSLGSPVVICDRDVVITVAGGSKKEYMNKNVSELVEKTMDERTSMLQTTAGQAELVDGNEESYASFTMSPIIANGDPIGTVIIYSKDNTLGEVEQKAVETAAGFLARQMEH